Proteins encoded within one genomic window of Spiroplasma sabaudiense Ar-1343:
- a CDS encoding MATE family efflux transporter: MKKEPKESRFAWNLSEAEQTIVQDNPHLDFLIYKKFYKNLWSLTLPIYLQMISTVIIAMANSLLLRWVDGGVWTAVVNKANFAYNWVIFLPSFASAGVFIVIGNMLGQGRDQDLHKAIFTGWMFNLLISMVVIVGLLAMKNFTYRWVNLEEKYWKTADMIYYINLVILFLTSINVVSQRAEIAIGKMKTIFLILVLSNIVNSIIVWSIALTTDFAAVGTAYGSLGSAIFLTVTLMVLNVKHFNIKMIFIANKSCWNKSIIKLILIIGVPTAIEAMIFNFAGAFTTRYVTLASNEFGRDDALFNTLIAAQQITNFGLLLSSSLGQVSSIFVARLIGSKIENWEIKIANRFWYMTLLIALPFSLIVVVLAYPLFILYNIPVDIIFSVGIFMLVIIGLQDFGRTMNQVGLSCLRAAKYTIIPVICAAITLSIFNIGLVILTSNLIFPPNFDFTNQANVNSRAIILMLSICSIQAFEEIIRGSIYWILWNKKVWIKTAQKNLII, from the coding sequence ATGAAAAAAGAACCCAAAGAAAGTCGCTTTGCTTGAAATCTGTCAGAGGCAGAACAAACCATCGTCCAGGATAATCCGCATCTTGATTTTCTGATTTATAAAAAATTTTATAAAAATTTATGATCACTTACGCTTCCAATTTATTTACAAATGATTTCAACAGTGATTATTGCTATGGCCAATAGTTTGCTTTTGCGATGAGTTGATGGTGGAGTCTGGACTGCTGTAGTTAATAAAGCAAATTTTGCTTATAACTGAGTAATTTTTCTTCCAAGTTTTGCTTCAGCAGGGGTTTTTATTGTTATTGGAAATATGTTGGGTCAGGGACGCGACCAGGACTTGCATAAAGCAATTTTTACAGGCTGAATGTTTAATCTTTTGATTTCAATGGTTGTTATTGTAGGATTATTAGCCATGAAAAACTTTACATACCGTTGGGTGAATTTAGAAGAAAAATATTGAAAAACCGCGGATATGATTTACTATATTAATCTAGTAATTTTATTCTTAACTAGTATTAATGTTGTTTCTCAGCGTGCAGAGATTGCTATTGGTAAAATGAAAACAATTTTTTTGATACTAGTGTTATCAAACATTGTAAATTCCATAATTGTTTGATCCATTGCTTTGACCACAGACTTTGCCGCAGTTGGAACCGCTTATGGAAGTCTGGGATCGGCGATATTTTTGACAGTCACGTTAATGGTTTTAAATGTTAAACATTTCAATATTAAAATGATTTTTATCGCCAACAAAAGTTGTTGAAATAAATCTATCATTAAACTTATTTTGATTATTGGTGTGCCAACAGCAATTGAAGCAATGATTTTTAATTTTGCCGGGGCTTTTACAACAAGATATGTTACCTTGGCCTCCAACGAGTTTGGCAGAGATGACGCCCTTTTTAATACTTTAATTGCTGCTCAACAAATTACAAATTTTGGTCTTTTACTTTCGTCATCACTTGGCCAAGTCTCTTCGATTTTTGTCGCGAGATTAATTGGTTCTAAAATCGAAAATTGAGAAATTAAAATTGCAAACCGGTTTTGGTATATGACTTTATTAATTGCACTGCCATTTTCTTTAATTGTGGTGGTTCTAGCTTATCCTTTGTTTATACTCTACAACATTCCAGTCGATATTATTTTTTCTGTTGGAATATTTATGTTAGTCATTATTGGCTTGCAAGACTTTGGGAGAACAATGAATCAAGTCGGACTTTCGTGCTTAAGGGCGGCGAAGTATACGATAATTCCGGTAATATGTGCGGCGATTACTTTATCAATCTTCAACATTGGTTTAGTAATCTTAACCAGTAATCTAATTTTTCCACCAAATTTTGATTTTACAAATCAAGCAAATGTAAACTCTCGGGCAATAATTTTAATGTTATCAATTTGTTCAATTCAAGCATTTGAGGAAATAATTCGAGGCTCAATTTATTGAATCCTTTGAAACAAAAAAGTCTGGATTAAAACAGCTCAAAAAAATTTAATAATTTAA
- a CDS encoding lipoprotein, translating into MKKILTILGSFTLFASPISATVSCFSIGEDALIYLSSKITGDYQNSNKKKIIKFTKSDHEIAYDYSPLLTDFLKLMGSDKFDTNKYRSLQMQFLTEQEFFDYQTENSGEKPNIEYQVQDPKKQSPYQANYKNQDDEEIFDLLQIIRVENYQDSPVQVGNDIYFKEVLVREWNFNDDGSGIGFYEATKNTKKVEIYVRNKTIVELSEEAITIN; encoded by the coding sequence GTGAAAAAAATTTTAACTATTTTAGGGAGTTTTACTCTATTTGCATCCCCGATAAGTGCCACAGTAAGTTGCTTTTCGATTGGCGAAGATGCTTTAATTTATTTATCATCAAAAATTACTGGTGATTATCAAAATAGTAACAAAAAGAAAATTATTAAGTTTACCAAAAGTGATCATGAAATTGCATATGATTATAGTCCCCTTTTAACTGATTTTTTGAAACTAATGGGCAGTGATAAATTTGATACCAACAAGTATCGTTCTTTGCAAATGCAGTTTTTAACTGAGCAAGAGTTTTTTGACTATCAAACTGAAAATAGTGGTGAAAAGCCCAATATAGAATATCAAGTTCAGGACCCCAAAAAGCAATCACCCTATCAAGCGAATTATAAAAATCAAGACGATGAAGAAATTTTTGACCTTCTCCAAATTATTAGAGTTGAAAACTATCAAGACAGTCCGGTACAAGTGGGCAATGATATTTATTTTAAAGAGGTTTTGGTTAGAGAATGAAATTTTAATGATGATGGTTCAGGGATTGGATTTTATGAGGCCACTAAAAATACGAAAAAAGTTGAAATCTATGTTAGAAATAAAACTATTGTTGAACTAAGCGAAGAGGCAATTACAATTAATTAA
- a CDS encoding ABC transporter ATP-binding protein translates to MKVELRNLSKKYEGNPLYTLENINLSIEDKDFCVMLGPSGCGKTTLLRMIAGLNSITKGDLVFDEKRANDLPPKDRDIAMVFQSYALYPHMNVYKNMGFGLKMKKAKKDLIDQRVKDVAEILNITHLLYKKPSEISGGQRQRVALGRAIVRKPKLFLMDEPLSNLDAKLRETMRTEIVKIHKALESTTIYVTHDQVEAMTMATKIVLMNDQKIQQVGSPTDLYENPENLFVANFIGNPTINQYKGILEGEYFVNESKTIKVKLSKEEIETIKKQNSKWIYLCVRSESVKISKSKTDTQVLVIHVELLGKEKEIKGFVDDNSNISVTVSNNSEVEADQKINVVFEKYFLFDGESQKRIR, encoded by the coding sequence ATGAAAGTAGAATTAAGAAATTTATCAAAAAAATATGAGGGAAACCCCTTATACACGCTTGAAAATATCAATTTAAGTATTGAAGACAAAGATTTTTGTGTAATGCTAGGCCCTAGTGGCTGTGGAAAAACTACTTTGTTAAGAATGATTGCAGGATTAAATTCAATTACTAAAGGAGATTTAGTATTTGATGAGAAAAGAGCAAATGATTTACCTCCAAAAGATCGTGATATTGCGATGGTTTTTCAAAGCTATGCTTTGTATCCTCATATGAATGTATATAAAAACATGGGCTTTGGATTGAAAATGAAAAAAGCAAAAAAAGATTTAATTGATCAAAGAGTCAAAGATGTTGCTGAAATTTTAAACATTACGCACTTACTATATAAAAAACCAAGCGAAATATCTGGGGGACAACGCCAACGAGTAGCGCTTGGTCGAGCAATTGTGCGTAAGCCCAAATTATTTTTAATGGATGAACCATTATCAAACTTGGATGCTAAGTTGAGAGAGACAATGCGTACAGAAATAGTTAAAATTCATAAAGCACTAGAATCAACAACTATTTATGTAACCCATGACCAAGTCGAAGCCATGACAATGGCAACTAAAATTGTTTTGATGAATGATCAAAAAATTCAGCAAGTAGGATCACCAACTGATTTATATGAAAACCCTGAAAATTTATTTGTTGCCAATTTTATTGGTAACCCAACTATAAATCAGTACAAAGGTATTTTAGAGGGAGAATATTTTGTAAATGAATCCAAAACTATTAAGGTTAAACTTTCAAAAGAGGAAATCGAAACAATAAAAAAACAAAATAGCAAATGAATTTATTTGTGTGTTAGAAGTGAGTCTGTCAAAATTTCAAAATCAAAGACAGATACACAAGTCTTGGTAATTCACGTGGAATTATTGGGAAAAGAAAAAGAGATTAAAGGTTTCGTGGATGATAACTCAAATATTTCAGTGACCGTTTCAAATAATTCTGAAGTTGAAGCAGACCAAAAAATAAATGTAGTATTTGAAAAGTATTTCCTATTTGATGGAGAATCGCAAAAAAGAATTAGATAA